The Candidatus Bathyarchaeia archaeon genome segment AGCTTTTATTTAAATAACCAATTTAAGGTTTCGAAATACCGTAGCCAGTAGGAATGACCCATTTTACATAAATTTTCCTCATAATAGCTTGGTATAGGGTTTTTCTCACCTGTACCAGGTAAAGCTCTCCATTAAATAGTCGATAAGCGAGGAGAAAAGTCCTTTAACTTCCTCGGTGTGGGAAGTTTTCGCCAAAAGTTTTTTAGCGATCTCGCCATGTCTTCTCGAACGGTTCTTAGCCTTCTCCAACGCTCCGCATCCTATTATAACACTCCTGACGGCGTCTAGGTCTTCAGGGATTATAGTGGGTTTATGGATGGCGCGCTCATTGGTCTCTACTTCTCCTACACCGGCCATGGAATACGTGTAGATTAGGTGGAGGGGTTTTTACGTTTAACGAGGCCCCCGCCTGGCTTTCTACCATACTGTTCCTCAGAGGCGAATGTGTCTATGATGTCGTCCTGCACGTCGAAGCAGTAGCCCACATGCTCAGCCGCCTCAGCCAACAACCGAGCGTCCTTCAAAGCAGCGTCCGCCAAGATGGCGCCTATTCCAAGCGAGGCTTTGAAAAGCGATGAAGCCCTCTTGGAGGCCATCACATACCATTCTCTGATCCCTGGACGCTTATACTCGAACAGGAGGTCTAGGATTTGACTTTCATTCACGGCTTGGAAGGCGTCGTTTAAGAGGGCGACGGCCCGGAGCGCTTTGTCTCGCTCGAATCCTGAGGCCACCAATGTTTTCAAGGCGATGGTGTACATTATGTTCCCCGCGAACACGGCCAAACCTTCCCCGAGGCGCTTCTCATAGCTTTGAGCGTACGAGGCGTGTAGGGTTAGGCCTCTTCTCCGGGTTTCATCCCCGTCAACGAGGTCGTCGTGGACGAGTATGGCGTGACGGTACAGCTCCATTCCAGCGCAAACATTGAGGATTCGATCATCCATCTCCCCGGCGAACCCTTTATAGGCGAGGAGTGTGGTGACGGAGGCCAATCTTTTTCCTTTTCGAAGCACATAACCCTTTAAGGCTTCGTATAATCCCCCCATAAAGGGGTGATACTGAAACCCTTGCTCGGCCTCTCGCTTTAAAATCGTTTCCGCCCTCTCCTCGATCATCTTCCCATACTTGTTTAAGGCTGCCTCCCAGCTGCCGATTGTCAACTTATATGCCCTCTCGTATGGTGAGCCTTATCGGAGATTTATTCTTCACTCGGACACGCCGTGTTCGACATGGGCAATGTGGCGGCCTTTAGCTTTCCAGCTTTAGCGGTTAACGCTTCTCTCAGCTGACTTCGAGCTCTAAGGTTTTTCTCCATGGTTTTCACGAAGACGCTTCCGGCGATGACCCCGTCAGCGCCGTGGTTTATGATCACTCTTACATGCTCAGGCTTGGATACCCCAAACCCCACCGCCAAGGGAATGGTTTTCTCAACGTACGGTTTAACCTCTGCTATGACGCGGATGGTTAACGGGTCAACGTTCTTCCTCACCCCTGTGACCCCGAAAACAGAGATCAAATAAAGGAATCCCGAGGTGTAGTTGACAATGCTCTCCAACCTACTCTTCGGCGTTGAGGGGGAGGCTAGGAAGATTGTGTCTAACCCTTGTTTTACAGCGTCCTCCCGATATTCCACCCCCTCCTCGAAGGGTAGGTCTGGGACGATGAGTCCGCTGACCCCGTTTTCACTTGCCTCTCTCAAGAATCGATTCACACCCATCCTGTGAAGGATGTTGTAGTAAGTGAGAAGCACCGTAGGAGTGTCAATTCGTTTACTCAATCGACGGGCGATTTTAAAGATGGTTTGAGGAGTTGTTCCCGCCTTGAGGGCGCGGTTGACGGATGACTGTATGACAGGGCCGTCGGCTATAGGATCGGAGAACGGCACGCCGATCTCAACGATGTCCACCCCCCCTTCCACCAACGCCTCCACTACGAGGGGAGTATACTTGGGCGATGGATCTCCCCCGGTCACATATCCTATGAGCGCGCCCTCCCCCCTTTTCCTCAAACCTTTAAAGGCATCGCTTATAGCCGTGGTCATGAATTCACCCTCATCCTTCTCGACACGACGGCTACATCCTTGTCCCCCCGGCCTGAGAGGGTGACCACGATTGTTTCGTCTTTTCCCATCTTTTTGGCCAGTTTCTTAGCGTATGCTAGAGCGTGGCATGGCTCTAGGGCTGGAACGATGCCTTCAACCCTAGACAGCTCGACGAAGCATGATAAGGCCTCCTCATCGGTCACGGCGTCGTATTCGACTCTTCCAACGCTTTTTAGAAAGCTGTGTTCAGGACCCACACCTGGATAGTCTAAGCCCGCTGAAACGCTATGCGTGTTCTTGATCTGCCCGTGTTCGTCTTGAAGAACGTAGGTTAACATGCCGTGAAAAACGCCTTCTGATCCGGCTGCGAGGGAGGCGGCGTGTTTACCGGTGTTTAACCCAGCGCCACCCGCCTCCACGCCGTACATTTTAACGTCTAAATCCTCCAAGAATGGGTAGAATGTTCCCATGGCGTTGCTTCCCCCTCCCACGCAGGCCACTAGGGCGTCTGGAAGCTTTCCCTCCTTTTCAGCCATCTGCGCCCTGATCTCCCATCCGATGACGCTTTGGAAGTCTCTCACCATCATTGGATATGGATGTGGGCCAACCGTGGAGCCGATTAAATAGTAGGTGGTTTGAGGGTTGGTAACCCAGTCCCTGAGGGCTTCGTTGATCGCGTCTTTTAGGGTTTTAGAACCTGAGCTCACCGGGTGAACCTCGGCGCCGAGAAGCTTCATCCTAAACACGTTAAGCCTCTGCCTCCGCATGTCATCGACACCCATGTAAACCTCGGCTTTTAAGCCCAGCGCGGCGCAAGCCATGGCCGTGGCCACCCCATGCTGGCCCGCACCTGTTTCGGCGATCACCCTTCTTTTACCCATTTTTTTCGCCAGCAACGCTTGACCGATCGTGTTGTTAATTTTATGGGCTCCACCATGAGCCAGGTCTTCGCGTTTAAGGTATATCTTCGCTCCCCCAACCCTTCTAGTGAGGTTTTCGGCGAAGTAGAGGGGGGTAGGTCTTCCAGCGAACTCCTTGAGGTAGTACTCCAACTCCGACCGGAACCCTAAGTCCTCTTTAAATTTCAAGTAGGATTCCTCCAGCTCCATCAACACGGGCATGAGGGTTTCAGGTATGAATCTCCCCCCATATTTCCCGAATTTACCCTTTACCGGGTACGTGGTTAACCTCACGGCCTAGCCTCCTTCGCCTCAGCGATGAACCTACGCATCTTCATCCTGTCTTTGACTCCCGGTTTTTCCTCGACGCCGCTTGAAACGTCAACCCCGTAGGGTTTAACCATTCTTATGGCTTTAGCCACGTTCTCCGGAGTTAGCCCTCCAGCCAGTATTAAGGGGATGGGGGTTATTGCGTCCCTGATCTTCCTGCTCAGGGCCCAGTCGTGAGACACGCCGGTTCCGCCGAGCCCGTCTAACCCCCCGGTGTCGAGGAGCACGGATCCGAACCTTTGAGAGCACTCTAACGATAGCTTTAATGCGTGGGGTGAGCGCCCATTCACAGCCAAAACGCAGTTCAAGTTTATTGAGCGGATTTCAGGCGTATAGTAGAGGATTCGTTCAACGTCTCCGTGAAGCTGGAGTTGGTCAACCCTCAAGCTGTAGGCGATCTCACGGATTTCCTCGATGGAGTTGAAGACGGAGACGGCTACTTTGTCGACGTGTTCGGGAACGAAGCTCAACAACTCTTGGGCTCTACTCATAGACAGGTTTCTCGGCGAGGATGGGGTTTTCACCACGAATCCGAGGGAGTCAACCCCGGCCTCGACAGCGGCTTTAACGTCCCTTTCACTCGTCACCCCACAGATTTTAACTTTAACCAATTCGATTAAGCCTCCACTAGGCTCCTAACTTTTTCCTCCACGCTTCGAGCCGACATAACCGCTGAGCCGACGAGGAAGGCTTTAGCTCCGAAGGCTTTAAGACGCCTCACATGGCTTGGGGATGAGATGCCGCTTTCAGCGACGGTCAACCGGTTTGGCGTAGGGTATTTTCTCAAAAGACGCTCCGCGACGTGTAGGTCGACGTTGAGGGTTCTCAGGTCTCTGTTGTTTATTCCTATCAGGTCCGCCTTCGAGCTCACCGCGTTTCTGAACTCGTCTTCGGTATGAGCCTCCAGCAAGACCTCTAAGCCTAGTGAATGAGCATAGTCGATCATTTCCCTTAATCCAGCGTCACTATAACCGTTATCGAATATGGCTTCTATGAGGAGAACCGCGTCGGCTCCCGCTCGATAAGCCGCGTCGACCTGAACCCTACTTACAATAAAGTCCTTCATCAAAAGGGGTATGGAAATGCGTCTTTGAAGTATTTGGAGAGTGTTTAAGGAGCCTTTAAACCATTTCGGCTCTGTTATAACGGAGACCCCTGCTGCTCCGCCGTTCTTCATGGCCGAGGCCACACTTAACGCATCCACGTTCTCCCTTAAAGGCCTCCCAGAGGGTGACGCGACCTTGATCTCCGCGATGATGGGATTCTTACCGCATTTGAGCGTGTGAATAACCCCTTCCTTGAGGCTGATGGCCCTGCGCGGCCTAAACCGCTTCGCCGAAACAGCTCCGACTTCACATTCATAGTATCCGCTTTCAACGGTTTTCCAAGCCCCTAGGGAAAAGGCGGCTAAATAATCACTCATGCTCCTCCAATTCCTCCAGTTTTTCCACGCTCCCTCCACTAAGCTTGATCAAGGATTTCAATTTCTGGTAGGCCAAACCGGTGCGGATGGATTCCAAAGCGGCCTCCAACCCCTCCTCAACCGACACCACACCGCCTCCCAAGTAGATGGCGGCCGCCGCGTTCAACAGCACGATGTTAAGCCTAGACACATCCCTAGGTGACCGTTGGACTCCACTCCCTCGAAGAACCCTGAACGCTATCGAGGCGTTTTCTTCAGGCGTGCGACCCTCAAGATGGGTTTTGTCAGCGGTTTCTAACCCCAAATCCGCTGGACGGGTTATCGAAGTGGTGATTTCCCCATGATTCAGCTCGGTTATTTTAGTTTCTCCGATTGTGGATATCTCATCCAGACCGTCGAGGCCGTAAACTACAAGGGCCCTCTTCACGCCTAAGCGGTTTAACACCTTGGCCAGGAGCTCTGTGAGCTGTCCATCGTATACGCCGAGGAGTTGAGCTTGAGCGTTGGCCGGGTTTGTTATTGGACCTAGCAGGTTGAAGACGGTTCTGATGCCGATTTCTCGACGGGGCTTAAGGACATGTTCCATGGCTGGGTGGAAAAGTGGAGCGTACATGAATCCAACTCCGATTTCCTCGATAGATTTTTCCACTGATTGAGGGGGCGTTGAAAGGTTGAATCCTAGGGCTTCGAGAAGGTCAGCGCTCCCGCATCGACTAGTAATCGAGCGGTTTCCATGCTTCGCTATCGGGACGCCAGCCCCAGCAGCTACGAAGGCCGCAATGGTGCTGACGTTAAAGGTTTTAAACTTATCACCACCCGTCCCACATGTGTCGACCAATATACCCGAGACGTGAGGATGTATTTGCCGGCTGAACTTACGCATCACGGCGGCTAAGCTCGCGATTTCATCCACAGTCTCCCCTTTCATCCTGAGGGCCGTGAGAAAGGAGGCTATTTGAGAATCGGTTGCTTCGCCTCGCATGATCTCCATCATTATTTTTTCCGCTTCTAAGCTGGTGAGGTCCTGTCCCTCAGTAAGCCTCAATATGCCTTCCCTAATCATGCGTTTAAACCTCGTCGAGAAAGTTTTTCAACATTCTCTTTCCCTCCTGGGTGAGAATCGACTCCGGGTGGAATTGAACTCCCTCAACCGGGTACTCAATGTGGCGTACACCCATAACCTCCTGATCGTCCATGGATTTAGCGGAGACTTTGAGGCATGGAGGGATGGTAAAAATGTCGGCCACAAGGGAATGATACCGCGTGGCTTCAAAGGGGTTTGGAAGACCCTTGAACACGCCCCCACCGTCGTGGCTTATCATGCTCGTTTTCCCATGCATAAGCCTACGCGCGTGTGTGATTTGGCCACCATAGGCGTAGACGATTCCCTGATGTCCCAAACATACACCTAGGATAGGTGTTTTGAAGCCCATTTCTTTAATGATCGCGAGGCAGTTTCCGAAGTATCGCCTGTCGTCGGGTGATCCTGGCCCCGGCGACAAAACTATCCTGTCGGGCTTAAGGGCCTTAATCCTTCTTACCGATATTTTATCGCTCCTGTAAATAGTTGGAGAAGCCCCTAGCTCGCCGAGATATTGAAGAATGTTGTAGACGAATGAATCATAATTGTCGACTAACAGGACGTTCAAGACCTCTCCTCCGCCAGCTTTAAGGCCTTTATCAAAGCCATCGCTTTAAGCTCCGTTTCAATCCATTCTCGGGTAGGATTTGAGTCCGCGACGATGCCCGCGCCAACCTGAATGTGAGCCTTATCGCCGTCGGCGGTCAGCGTTCGTATGGTTATGGCGAAGTCTGCGTCGCCGTTGTAGGAGAAGTATCCAACAGCGCCTGCGTATGGGCCTCTCCTAGTTGGCTCAAGCTCATCTATGATTTCCATAGCCCTGACTTTAGGGGCGCCTGACACCGTGCCAGCTGGAAAAACGGCTTTAAACACGTCGAATGAGTCGCGTTGAGGCGATAGGCGGCCAGTCACCTTGGATACGATGT includes the following:
- a CDS encoding polyprenyl synthetase family protein, which encodes MTIGSWEAALNKYGKMIEERAETILKREAEQGFQYHPFMGGLYEALKGYVLRKGKRLASVTTLLAYKGFAGEMDDRILNVCAGMELYRHAILVHDDLVDGDETRRRGLTLHASYAQSYEKRLGEGLAVFAGNIMYTIALKTLVASGFERDKALRAVALLNDAFQAVNESQILDLLFEYKRPGIREWYVMASKRASSLFKASLGIGAILADAALKDARLLAEAAEHVGYCFDVQDDIIDTFASEEQYGRKPGGGLVKRKNPST
- the trpA gene encoding tryptophan synthase subunit alpha, with amino-acid sequence MTTAISDAFKGLRKRGEGALIGYVTGGDPSPKYTPLVVEALVEGGVDIVEIGVPFSDPIADGPVIQSSVNRALKAGTTPQTIFKIARRLSKRIDTPTVLLTYYNILHRMGVNRFLREASENGVSGLIVPDLPFEEGVEYREDAVKQGLDTIFLASPSTPKSRLESIVNYTSGFLYLISVFGVTGVRKNVDPLTIRVIAEVKPYVEKTIPLAVGFGVSKPEHVRVIINHGADGVIAGSVFVKTMEKNLRARSQLREALTAKAGKLKAATLPMSNTACPSEE
- the trpB gene encoding tryptophan synthase subunit beta, coding for MRLTTYPVKGKFGKYGGRFIPETLMPVLMELEESYLKFKEDLGFRSELEYYLKEFAGRPTPLYFAENLTRRVGGAKIYLKREDLAHGGAHKINNTIGQALLAKKMGKRRVIAETGAGQHGVATAMACAALGLKAEVYMGVDDMRRQRLNVFRMKLLGAEVHPVSSGSKTLKDAINEALRDWVTNPQTTYYLIGSTVGPHPYPMMVRDFQSVIGWEIRAQMAEKEGKLPDALVACVGGGSNAMGTFYPFLEDLDVKMYGVEAGGAGLNTGKHAASLAAGSEGVFHGMLTYVLQDEHGQIKNTHSVSAGLDYPGVGPEHSFLKSVGRVEYDAVTDEEALSCFVELSRVEGIVPALEPCHALAYAKKLAKKMGKDETIVVTLSGRGDKDVAVVSRRMRVNS
- a CDS encoding phosphoribosylanthranilate isomerase is translated as MVKVKICGVTSERDVKAAVEAGVDSLGFVVKTPSSPRNLSMSRAQELLSFVPEHVDKVAVSVFNSIEEIREIAYSLRVDQLQLHGDVERILYYTPEIRSINLNCVLAVNGRSPHALKLSLECSQRFGSVLLDTGGLDGLGGTGVSHDWALSRKIRDAITPIPLILAGGLTPENVAKAIRMVKPYGVDVSSGVEEKPGVKDRMKMRRFIAEAKEARP
- a CDS encoding indole-3-glycerol-phosphate synthase, which encodes MSDYLAAFSLGAWKTVESGYYECEVGAVSAKRFRPRRAISLKEGVIHTLKCGKNPIIAEIKVASPSGRPLRENVDALSVASAMKNGGAAGVSVITEPKWFKGSLNTLQILQRRISIPLLMKDFIVSRVQVDAAYRAGADAVLLIEAIFDNGYSDAGLREMIDYAHSLGLEVLLEAHTEDEFRNAVSSKADLIGINNRDLRTLNVDLHVAERLLRKYPTPNRLTVAESGISSPSHVRRLKAFGAKAFLVGSAVMSARSVEEKVRSLVEA
- the trpD gene encoding anthranilate phosphoribosyltransferase, encoding MIREGILRLTEGQDLTSLEAEKIMMEIMRGEATDSQIASFLTALRMKGETVDEIASLAAVMRKFSRQIHPHVSGILVDTCGTGGDKFKTFNVSTIAAFVAAGAGVPIAKHGNRSITSRCGSADLLEALGFNLSTPPQSVEKSIEEIGVGFMYAPLFHPAMEHVLKPRREIGIRTVFNLLGPITNPANAQAQLLGVYDGQLTELLAKVLNRLGVKRALVVYGLDGLDEISTIGETKITELNHGEITTSITRPADLGLETADKTHLEGRTPEENASIAFRVLRGSGVQRSPRDVSRLNIVLLNAAAAIYLGGGVVSVEEGLEAALESIRTGLAYQKLKSLIKLSGGSVEKLEELEEHE
- a CDS encoding aminodeoxychorismate/anthranilate synthase component II; its protein translation is MNVLLVDNYDSFVYNILQYLGELGASPTIYRSDKISVRRIKALKPDRIVLSPGPGSPDDRRYFGNCLAIIKEMGFKTPILGVCLGHQGIVYAYGGQITHARRLMHGKTSMISHDGGGVFKGLPNPFEATRYHSLVADIFTIPPCLKVSAKSMDDQEVMGVRHIEYPVEGVQFHPESILTQEGKRMLKNFLDEV